The DNA window GAAGGCGCTCATCGCGCGAGAGGGCCAGCAGCCCGGAGGGGGAGGAGGCGTAGGCGCCGTGGGCACGGGCCGAACAGGGACGGCGGCGGGCGACTCGGGGGAGCAGGCTCTTTCGTCAGCGAGACGCCCAGCCGCTGCGCCTTACGCTCCAGCCGCGCCAGACGTTTTTGCAGCCGGACCTCGTCCCGTTCTCTGGGTTGTGCATCCAGCAGGTCCAGCGGCAGCGCCATTCCCGCCGCCTGCCTCGGCAGAGCGGCGCGGGCCTGCTTCAGCGCTTTGGCCCTGGGCTCCTGTTTCACCGGGGAAGTGCGGTTGATGACGCGCAGCAGTTCGCCGGAGAAGACCACTTTTGTCAGCCATGCCAGGCCCAGCGCCAGCACCGGATAGATCGCCCAACCTGCACCCAGCCGCATGAACACGCCCAGTGCCACCAGCGCCGCCAGCAGTGTGGGCCACTCGCGCCGCCAGGCATGGAAGCCGAGCGAGGCCAGCAGCGCGAGGGTCAGTCCTGCCGCAGGGTGGACCGCCCACTTGACCTCGCCTTTGGTGATGAGCAGGATCAGAACCGCGACCGCGACGAGGACCGCCGGCCACTGGCGGCGCTGACGCGAGAAGATGACCGAAGCCAGAAAGGCCAGCGTCAGACCCGTGAGCGGGTAGACGATCCACGAGATAGAACTCCACAGTCCAAGCAAGGCACACCCCGAGCCAACCGATTCACGAAACGGACTTCAGGACCACTTTCCATCACCTGTACAGGCACTCAGCAGCACAGGAAGAACCTCAGCAGAATAGGATCATTGCTCTCAGTTTAGCGCACCCGTCGGGGCAGGCCAATTGACAGTTGTCACCTCGTCAGGCGGAGTCCGGGCTGGCTGCACGCTGGGTTTCTGCCGCCGCACTGAGTTTCTGCCAGGGTTCGGTCGCCTTGAGCGTGGTCAGGCCCAGCGTCTCGGCCACCTGCTTGGGGTCGC is part of the Deinococcus sp. KNUC1210 genome and encodes:
- a CDS encoding CCDC12/cwf18 family protein — its product is MLGLWSSISWIVYPLTGLTLAFLASVIFSRQRRQWPAVLVAVAVLILLITKGEVKWAVHPAAGLTLALLASLGFHAWRREWPTLLAALVALGVFMRLGAGWAIYPVLALGLAWLTKVVFSGELLRVINRTSPVKQEPRAKALKQARAALPRQAAGMALPLDLLDAQPRERDEVRLQKRLARLERKAQRLGVSLTKEPAPPSRPPPSLFGPCPRRLRLLPLRAAGPLAR